One Cucurbita pepo subsp. pepo cultivar mu-cu-16 chromosome LG09, ASM280686v2, whole genome shotgun sequence DNA window includes the following coding sequences:
- the LOC111802606 gene encoding protein transport protein Sec61 subunit gamma, with protein MDAVDSVVDPLREFAKDSVRLVKRCHKPDRKEFTKVAVRTAIGFVVMGFVGFFVKLIFIPINNIIVGSG; from the exons ATGGATGCCGTAGATTCTGTCGTTGATCCTCTCAGAGAGTTCGCCAAGGACAGCGTTCGTCTCGTTAAGAGATGTCATAAACCCGATCGGAAAG AATTCACTAAGGTTGCCGTCCGTACCGCCATCGGTTTCGTTGTGATGGGATTCGTAGGcttctttgtgaagctaatcTTTATTCCGATCAACAACATCATCGTCGGATCTGGTTAG
- the LOC111802584 gene encoding truncated transcription factor CAULIFLOWER D-like: protein MGRGKVEVKRIENPTSRQVSFSKRRNGVLKKAYELAVLCDAEVAVVIFSPSGKAYQFSSHDIDGTLARYRKYVGQSQFNHPLSRALVWKSEMEDMNRSITSLEARLRHFSGEDLEPLTVKELKRLERQLSVGIERVRSKMRRIISEHTNQLKKKYKGLQEEHSRLQKRLNQLKDVADTTAKVSDADGVSVLEMFV from the exons atgggaAGAGGCAAAGTTGAGgtgaagagaattgaaaatccGACAAGTCGGCAAGTGAGCTTCTCGAAACGTCGGAATGGCGTTTTGAAGAAAGCTTATGAGCTGGCCGTTCTCTGCGACGCCGAGGTCGCCGTCGTCATCTTCTCCCCCTCCGGCAAGGCCTACCAGTTCTCCAGCCATGA CATAGATGGAACCTTAGCTAGGTACAGAAAGTACGTCGGCCAATCACAATTCAACCATCCGCTTTCACGAGCTCTG GTTTGGAAGAGCGAGATGGAGGACATGAACAGATCAATAACCAGCTTAGAGGCAAGATTAAg GCATTTTTCTGGTGAGGATCTCGAACCGTTGACAGTTAAGGAGTTAAAACGGTTAGAGAGACAACTAAGCGTCGGAATCGAACGTGTCCGCTCTAAAATG AGACGAATTATATCAGAACATACAAATCAGCTCAAGAAGAAG TATAAGGGTCTGCAAGAGGAGCATAGCCGTCTGCAGAAGAGA CTGAACCAGCTTAAGGATGTGGCTGACACGACCGCAAAAGTCTCAGATGCTGATGGTGTCTCAGTACTCGAAATGTTTGTataa
- the LOC111802470 gene encoding F-box/LRR-repeat protein At5g63520-like, with product METVIGAGGVGGGGGGGGGGGGISPLNDDILRNILGRLPARSFASAACVCKTWNSVCNRILCRPKFSSAVSLNPSLHVAVEEVLQKVLSEPIRPHFAIVCIGVEFNLEAVHHLITKELGSRTPVITNAARGIMGLDALTNEVKEVKWESVADYDLETQEYNSIFNRNRGIVLAVGFLPGFKIDEISLPRSNKVFQGAMVDKFIMDIKDFTASVSDSTSPSCIILFGDHLVDIKPILAKLDSAMDEETVIVGDACGFFLSKSRITINSIEGVSLDAVALVLARDKIKPQGLGETSFHFTSSTGTIPFGPELRAASTKVRGSRFTWLSALMEGDDEILYGHTILKALKEEIEYDDLETDLFIGVRQNREHTIGSQNLGPSTSLAMYKVLGGDKEYFVVDGVGIRPGDSFLFYHSDSQTASSSSYIALEHLATLKPLPITRATANSNTAPQKNQVFGGLIFSCHCRGPAYFGRPNVNTSPFTENFPGVPFAGVFCAKEIGRAFTRSIRMEEKEEEEDDDDDDDDYDNDNDDDYDDDNDDDDDDEDEDSIHRCLHVYSTVYLVMSHTDGIVN from the exons ATGGAGACGGTCATCGGAGCAGGGGGAgtaggcggcggcggcggcggaggaggaggaggaggaggaattTCTCCGTTGAACGACGACATTCTTCGCAACATCTTAGGCAGACTTCCGGCTCGATCCTTCGCATCGGCGGCCTGCGTTTGTAAAACATGGAACTCCGTTTGCAATCGGATCCTCTGCCGCCCTAAATTCTCCTCCGCCGTGTCCCTCAATCCCTCTCTTCAC GTAGCGGTAGAGGAGGTCCTTCAGAAAGTTCTGTCGGAGCCGATTCGGCCGCATTTCGCTATTGTCTGTATCGGCGTGGAGTTCAATCTGGAAGCCGTTCACCATCTC ATCACTAAGGAATTAGGCTCAAGAACTCCTGTGATAACAAACGCAGCAAGAGGCATAATGGGCTTAGACGCATTAACCAATGAAGTCAAGGAG GTTAAATGGGAATCAGTAGCTGATTATGATCTTGAAACTCAAGAATACAATTCAATCTTCAATAGAAATCGAGGCATTGTCCTGGCTGTCGGGTTTCTGCCCGGATTTAAGATCGATGAAATCTCGCTCCCTCGTTCGAACAAG GTGTTTCAGGGAGCCATGGTTGACAAGTTTATAATGGATATCAAGGACTTCACTGCCTCCGTCTCTGATTCCACATCTCCTTCCTGTATCATATTATTTGGA GATCATCTTGTGGATATTAAACCCATCCTTGCTAAGCTGG ATTCTGCTATGGATGAAGAGACAGTGATTGTGGGCGATGCATGTGGCTTTTTCTTGAGCAAAAGCAGAATAACAATCAACAGTATTGAAGGGGTTTCCCTTGATGCTGTAGCTTTAGTACTTGCAAGGGACAAAATCAAGCCTCAAG GTTTAGGCGAAACAAGTTTCCATTTCACATCATCGACTGGAACAATCCCTTTTGGGCCAGAGTTGAGAGCTGCATCCACAAAAGTAAGAGGGTCGAGATTCACGTGGCTCTCTGCATTAATGGAAGGAGATGATGAGATCCTTTATGGGCATACCATCCTAAAGGCTCTCAAGGAAGAG ATTGAATACGACGATTTGGAAACTGATCTGTTCATTGGGGTCAGGCAAAACAGAGAACACACCATTGGTTCACAAAACTTGGGTCCTTCAACATCCTTGGCCATGTATAAAGTCTTAGG AGGAGACAAGGAGTATTTTGTAGTGGATGGCGTTGGAATCAGGCCAGGAGATTCCTTCTTATTCTACCATTCAGATTCCCAaactgcttcttcttcttcctacATTGCATTGGAACATCTTGCAACTCTAAAGCCACTGCCCATAACCAGAGCCACTGCAAATTCTAACACTGCCCCCCAGAAGAATCAAGTTTTTGGTGGCCTCATTTTCTCCTGCCATTGTCGAGGACCGGCCTATTTTGGACGTCCAAACGTCAATACATCGCCCTTTACTGAAAACTTCCCAGGAGTTCCGTTTGCCGGGGTGTTTTGTGCCAAGGAAATCGGTCGGGCCTTTACTAGGTCGATTAGGAtggaggagaaggaggaggaggaagatgatgacgacgacgacgacgattACGACAAcgataatgatgatgattacgacgacgacaacgatgatgacgacgacgacgaggACGAGGATTCTATTCACCGTTGCTTGCATGTTTATAGTACAGTTTATCTAGTGATGTCTCATACAGATGGAATAGTAAATTAG
- the LOC111802568 gene encoding thylakoid lumenal 17.9 kDa protein, chloroplastic isoform X1, protein MSSLHFRPALVSPWKKKSNNNQFLSAVLNRTSPPSMAALPNSNHKPIFISHLLSFALSITLTSPFPSLAIPSFNSLSSPLSPTTPFSQSKDLPIGLENGKIRPCPSINPSCVSTNPKSSSFAFPLSIPESFTGNPIQKLQEVILETQRNAKIQMVEDTPYEILMQEHAGQYMEAEVDGNFGRDVIEFLVRGDVAAYRIMAAKVTYVYPFTTALGDSKGQEERMKKIIEELDWYSPTFESMVD, encoded by the exons ATGAGTTCGCTCCATTTTCGCCCCGCCCTGGTTTCgccatggaagaagaagagcaacAACAACCAGTTCCTCTCCGCCGTGCTCAATCGAACCTCTCCTCCTTCCATGGCGGCTCTTCCAAATTCAAATCACAAACCAATTTTCATCTCTCATCTCCTTTCTTTCGCCCTCTCCATAACCCTCACTTCGCCATTTCCTTCCCTCGCAATCCCTTCCTTCAACTCCCTCTCCTCTCCCCTTTCTCCCACCACTCCTTTTTCTCAATCCAAGGACTTACCAATCGGACTTGAAAACGG GAAGATTAGACCCTGTCCTTCAATCAATCCGTCGTGTGTTTCTACAAACCCCAAATCGTCATCGTTTGCTTTCCCTTTAAGCATTCCTGAGAGTTTTACTGGGAATCCGATTCAG AAGCTGCAGGAAGTGATCCTTGAAACGCAGAGGAATGCAAAGATTCAGATGGTGGAAGATACCCCATATG AGATCCTTATGCAAGAACATGCAGGTCAGTACATGGAAGCTGAGGTTGATGGGAACTTTGGGCGGGACGTGATTGAGTTTTTGGTGAGAGGAGATGTGGCTGCTTACAGGATAATGGCAGCAAAAGTGACTTATGTGTATCCTTTCACAACTGCTTTAGGGGACTCCAAAGGACAGGAAGAACGAATGAAGAAGATCATAGAAGAGTTGGATTGGTATTCTCCAACCTTTGAATCTATGGTTGACTAA
- the LOC111802568 gene encoding thylakoid lumenal 17.9 kDa protein, chloroplastic isoform X2, whose product MSSLHFRPALVSPWKKKSNNNQFLSAVLNRTSPPSMAALPNSNHKPIFISHLLSFALSITLTSPFPSLAIPSFNSLSSPLSPTTPFSQSKDLPIGLENGKIRPCPSINPSCVSTNPKSSSFAFPLSIPESFTGNPIQKLQEVILETQRNAKIQMVEDTPYGQYMEAEVDGNFGRDVIEFLVRGDVAAYRIMAAKVTYVYPFTTALGDSKGQEERMKKIIEELDWYSPTFESMVD is encoded by the exons ATGAGTTCGCTCCATTTTCGCCCCGCCCTGGTTTCgccatggaagaagaagagcaacAACAACCAGTTCCTCTCCGCCGTGCTCAATCGAACCTCTCCTCCTTCCATGGCGGCTCTTCCAAATTCAAATCACAAACCAATTTTCATCTCTCATCTCCTTTCTTTCGCCCTCTCCATAACCCTCACTTCGCCATTTCCTTCCCTCGCAATCCCTTCCTTCAACTCCCTCTCCTCTCCCCTTTCTCCCACCACTCCTTTTTCTCAATCCAAGGACTTACCAATCGGACTTGAAAACGG GAAGATTAGACCCTGTCCTTCAATCAATCCGTCGTGTGTTTCTACAAACCCCAAATCGTCATCGTTTGCTTTCCCTTTAAGCATTCCTGAGAGTTTTACTGGGAATCCGATTCAG AAGCTGCAGGAAGTGATCCTTGAAACGCAGAGGAATGCAAAGATTCAGATGGTGGAAGATACCCCATATG GTCAGTACATGGAAGCTGAGGTTGATGGGAACTTTGGGCGGGACGTGATTGAGTTTTTGGTGAGAGGAGATGTGGCTGCTTACAGGATAATGGCAGCAAAAGTGACTTATGTGTATCCTTTCACAACTGCTTTAGGGGACTCCAAAGGACAGGAAGAACGAATGAAGAAGATCATAGAAGAGTTGGATTGGTATTCTCCAACCTTTGAATCTATGGTTGACTAA
- the LOC111802519 gene encoding squamosa promoter-binding-like protein 13A, translated as MESMSVNEVERTNQFTSATLVWEHLLSLHSAPSFPFIFTLFFPPISTFLGTSKFQSSWNTVFAETEVEKMASSTSGSSKRARGANNAGSQPVSCLVDGCNSDLSNCRDYHRRHKVCELHSKTPQVTIGGLKQRFCQQCSRFHSLEEFDEGKRSCRKRLDGHNRRRRKPQTDLLPRSAGPFSYHQGSHLLPYTSAQVYPSTTVSSHGWSSTGETAALHRDQQLNFLEKQSLFVEQSDHSNNYKTAQTLAFMHGGPTTTCQHLLRSMNTLSENGGGGGGGERNKMIYDRFRIGVSESDCALSLLSSPQAQTDHQPQQQPQPQPQQAESGSSGHLDLSRIEQHQRSAAVSLLQPLNNHHHHHHHHSHNSYENSDSDNHGGALNFPGIFGIASENAGNESPSTLPFHWE; from the exons ATGGAATCTATGTCAGTGAATGAAGTGGAAAGAACAAACCAATTCACTTCTGCTACACTTGTTTGGGAACACCTTCTTTCCCTTCATTCAGCTCCCTCTTTCCCTTTCATTTTTACTCTCTTCTTCCCCCCAATCTCCACCTTTTTGGGAACTTCCAAGTTCCAATCTTCTTGGAACACAGTTTTTGCAGAGACAGAGGTTGAGAAAATGGCATCATCAACCTCAGGATCATCGAAGAGAGCTCGAGGAGCTAACAATGCCGGGAGTCAACCAGTTTCTTGCCTTGTTGATGGCTGCAATTCAGATCTAAGCAACTGTCGGGATTACCACCGCCGTCATAAGGTTTGTGAGCTGCATTCTAAGACTCCTCAGGTTACCATTGGTGGCCTGAAACAGAGGTTCTGTCAGCAGTGTAGCAG GTTTCATTCACTCGAGGAATTTGATGAGGGAAAAAGGAGCTGTCGGAAACGACTGGATGGCCACAACCGCCGTCGGAGGAAGCCTCAGACTGACCTCTTGCCTCGATCTGCTGGGCCTTTCTCGTATCATCAAG GTTCTCACTTGTTGCCATATACAAGCGCACAAGTTTACCCATCGACCACCGTGAGCAGCCACGGCTGGTCCTCCACCGGAGAGACAGCCGCCCTTCACAGGGACCAACAACTAAATTTCCTCGAAAAACAGAGCCTGTTTGTGGAACAATCCGACCACAGCAACAACTACAAAACGGCGCAAACACTGGCCTTCATGCACGGCGGCCCGACAACAACATGTCAACACCTCCTCCGGTCCATGAATACCCTGTCAGAAAacggcggcggaggcggcggcgggGAAAGAAACAAGATGATTTATGACAGGTTCAGAATTGGCGTTAGTGAATCAGATtgtgctctctctcttctgtcaTCACCACAGGCTCAGACTGATCATCAGCCACAGCAGCAGCCGCAGCCGCAGCCGCAGCAGGCGGAGAGTGGTTCTTCTGGGCATTTGGATTTGAGCAGAATCGAACAGCATCAGCGGAGCGCCGCCGTTTCTCTGCTGCAGCCATTGAacaaccaccaccaccaccaccaccaccatagCCATAACAGTTATGAGAATTCTGATTCCGACAATCATGGAGGGGCCCTTAATTTCCCCGGGATCTTTGGAATTGCCTCCGAGAATGCTGGAAATGAATCCCCTTCCACCCTCCCATTTCATTGGGAGtag